In one window of Verrucomicrobiota bacterium DNA:
- a CDS encoding APC family permease, whose product MNPPGPTDSAPTPHLHRRFGMLEATALNMSNMIGIGPFITIPALMSAVNGGGPQAMLGWFVALLIAIPDGMVWSELGAAMPGSGGTYHYLREGFGREKLGRLMAFLFIWQFVLSGPLEIASGCIGFAQYLGFLYPPLRQADHQWMAKGVAALVAALVVALLYRRIGTIGKLTVTLWAGTMLTVGVVVAGGAMNFDPKLAFDFPPGAFDFSIGFVFGLGAASRVGMYDYLGYYDVCYIGDEVKDPGRVIPRSVLLSLVTVAAIYFAINLSLIGVVPWREFVPAKDPPDPVASMFVERLWGAKPAAVFTVMVLWTAIASVFALMLGYSRIPYAAARNGDFFSAFGRLHPSKDFPHVSLLLIGAVSILCSFVNLMTVIEALLVMRILVQFVGQVGAVMLLRRTQPGLARPYRIWLYPLPCFVALAGWLFLFATSDWKVIVFGLSTLVAGVVAFFFWSKAKKTWPFAA is encoded by the coding sequence ATGAACCCGCCCGGCCCGACCGATTCGGCGCCCACGCCGCACCTGCACCGGCGTTTCGGGATGCTCGAGGCGACGGCGCTGAACATGTCGAACATGATCGGCATCGGGCCGTTCATCACCATCCCGGCGCTGATGTCGGCGGTGAACGGCGGCGGGCCGCAGGCGATGCTCGGTTGGTTTGTGGCGCTGCTCATCGCCATCCCCGACGGCATGGTGTGGAGCGAACTGGGCGCGGCGATGCCCGGCTCCGGCGGCACGTATCACTACCTGCGCGAGGGCTTCGGCCGGGAGAAGCTTGGCCGGTTGATGGCGTTCCTGTTCATCTGGCAGTTCGTGCTGAGCGGGCCGCTGGAAATCGCGTCGGGCTGCATCGGCTTCGCGCAGTATCTCGGCTTCCTGTATCCGCCGCTGCGGCAGGCCGATCATCAGTGGATGGCGAAGGGCGTCGCCGCGCTGGTCGCCGCGCTGGTGGTGGCGCTGCTTTACCGGCGCATCGGCACGATCGGCAAGCTGACGGTGACGCTGTGGGCCGGCACGATGCTCACGGTCGGCGTGGTGGTCGCGGGCGGCGCGATGAACTTTGACCCGAAGCTCGCGTTCGACTTTCCGCCGGGCGCGTTTGATTTCTCGATCGGCTTCGTGTTCGGCCTCGGCGCGGCGTCGCGCGTGGGGATGTATGACTACCTCGGCTACTACGATGTCTGCTACATCGGCGACGAGGTGAAGGACCCTGGCCGCGTGATCCCGCGCTCGGTGCTGCTGAGCCTCGTGACGGTTGCGGCGATTTACTTCGCCATCAACCTGTCGCTCATCGGTGTGGTGCCTTGGCGCGAATTCGTGCCGGCCAAGGATCCGCCCGACCCGGTCGCCTCAATGTTTGTCGAGCGGCTGTGGGGCGCGAAGCCGGCGGCGGTGTTCACGGTGATGGTGCTGTGGACGGCGATCGCGTCCGTGTTCGCGCTGATGCTCGGTTACTCGCGCATCCCGTATGCGGCGGCGCGCAACGGGGATTTCTTCTCCGCGTTCGGCAGGCTGCATCCGTCGAAGGATTTCCCGCACGTGTCGCTGCTGCTCATCGGCGCGGTGTCCATCCTGTGCAGCTTTGTGAACTTGATGACGGTGATCGAGGCGCTGCTGGTGATGCGCATCCTGGTGCAGTTCGTCGGGCAGGTCGGCGCGGTGATGCTGCTCCGCAGGACGCAGCCGGGCCTCGCGCGACCGTATCGCATCTGGCTGTATCCGCTGCCGTGCTTCGTCGCGCTGGCGGGCTGGCTGTTCCTCTTCGCGACGTCGGATTGGAAGGTGATCGTGTTCGGCCTTTCGACACTCGTCGCCGGGGTCGTCGCGTTCTTCTTCTGGTCGAAGGCGAAGAAAACGTGGCCGTTCGCGGCGTAG
- a CDS encoding KH domain-containing protein, giving the protein MSTQPKATLEQLLKHLGFEATIEEQPYDGGVMLSVAADESSRLIGRQGQTLGELQYVLNRLLFKLDPAAPKVTVDVGGFRAQARDALLKRAKDAADKVRKWGDIVELEPMNAYDRRLVHQALKDDPDIETQSIEVEGTDKKAMLLKPKKASQ; this is encoded by the coding sequence ATGTCCACCCAACCCAAGGCCACGCTCGAGCAACTCCTGAAACACCTCGGCTTCGAAGCCACCATCGAGGAGCAACCCTACGACGGCGGCGTCATGCTCAGCGTCGCCGCCGACGAATCCAGCCGGCTCATCGGACGGCAGGGCCAGACCCTCGGCGAACTCCAGTATGTGCTCAACCGGCTGCTGTTCAAACTCGACCCGGCCGCCCCGAAAGTCACCGTGGATGTCGGCGGCTTCCGCGCACAGGCTCGCGATGCGTTGCTCAAGCGCGCCAAGGATGCCGCCGACAAAGTCCGCAAGTGGGGCGACATCGTCGAACTCGAGCCGATGAACGCCTACGACCGCCGCCTTGTCCATCAGGCCCTCAAGGACGATCCCGACATCGAGACGCAGAGCATCGAGGTCGAAGGCACGGACAAGAAGGCGATGCTCCTCAAGCCGAAGAAAGCGTCGCAGTAG